One window of the Herbiconiux sp. L3-i23 genome contains the following:
- a CDS encoding TetR/AcrR family transcriptional regulator, giving the protein MAAEPPIPAARRPSAAKLRLLEVADRLFYAEGIHTVGIDRIIAEAGVTKATFYKQYGSKDALILEYIHGRDRQVRESLTETAFTSTSPESTLRTLVDAIVADLSRRDFRGCPFLNAAAEFSDENHPVRRAISEHRDWFTEFLESNLQAMGHPHPGAAADELYLLRDGAMGGGYAGDPIAATSALGRAADRILSDAARAAAENNGAQA; this is encoded by the coding sequence GTGGCGGCCGAACCCCCCATCCCGGCCGCCCGGCGTCCCTCTGCCGCGAAGCTCCGCCTCCTCGAGGTCGCCGATCGCCTCTTCTACGCGGAGGGCATCCACACGGTCGGCATCGACCGCATCATCGCCGAGGCCGGCGTCACGAAGGCGACCTTCTACAAGCAGTACGGCTCGAAGGACGCCCTCATCCTCGAGTACATCCACGGGCGCGACCGCCAGGTGCGCGAGTCCCTCACCGAGACGGCCTTCACCAGCACCTCACCCGAGAGCACCCTCCGAACTCTGGTCGACGCGATCGTCGCCGACCTGTCCCGCCGCGACTTCCGCGGCTGCCCCTTCCTCAACGCCGCCGCCGAGTTCTCGGACGAGAACCACCCGGTGCGGCGCGCGATCAGCGAGCACCGCGACTGGTTCACCGAGTTCCTCGAGTCGAACCTGCAGGCGATGGGCCACCCGCACCCCGGTGCCGCCGCCGACGAGCTGTACCTGCTGCGCGACGGCGCCATGGGCGGCGGATACGCGGGAGACCCGATCGCCGCCACCTCGGCGCTCGGCCGCGCGGCCGACCGCATCCTCTCGGACGCCGCGCGTGCGGCCGCCGAGAACAACGGGGCGCAGGCCTAG
- a CDS encoding pitrilysin family protein, which translates to MSGAVALPLSEAELQFEAAGGTTVRRTVLPSGLRILTENVPGAQSAAIGFWVPIGSRDEQRSALGSTHFLEHLLFKGTPSRSALDIAIAFDEVGGEHNAVTAKEYTCYYAKVRDIHLPMATEVLADMVAGSVLDPAEFETEREVILEELAMAADDPADLVNERGFDAVFGDHPLGRPIGGDSGTIGAATRDAVDAYYRREYRPDRLIVTAAGGVDHDALVTTVSRALETAGWDLGAAVAPAARRSTAPADLGSGAAPIVVERPIEQAHLLIAAPTFGATDARRPTLAVLSAALGGGMSSRLFQEVREKRGLAYSVHSFAATFADAGLFGMYAASAPAKAPAVARLMHEQLRELADAGLDADELRRTVGQLSGGSALALEDSDTRMSRLGRSEITTGEFVDLDESLRRYDAVSLGDVQDLAAELAAAPWTLTAVGPLAADRFDGVFETSAAGA; encoded by the coding sequence ATGAGTGGCGCGGTCGCACTTCCCCTTTCCGAGGCCGAGCTGCAGTTCGAGGCCGCCGGCGGCACGACCGTCCGGCGCACTGTTCTTCCGAGCGGCCTGCGCATCCTCACCGAGAACGTGCCGGGCGCACAGTCGGCCGCGATCGGGTTCTGGGTGCCGATCGGCTCGCGCGACGAGCAGCGATCCGCGCTCGGGTCGACGCATTTCCTCGAGCATCTACTGTTCAAGGGCACGCCGAGCAGGTCAGCGCTCGACATCGCCATCGCCTTCGACGAGGTCGGCGGTGAGCACAACGCCGTCACGGCGAAGGAGTACACCTGCTATTACGCGAAGGTCCGTGACATCCACCTCCCGATGGCCACCGAGGTGCTCGCCGACATGGTCGCGGGATCGGTTCTCGACCCGGCGGAGTTCGAGACCGAGCGCGAGGTCATCCTCGAGGAGCTCGCGATGGCGGCCGACGATCCCGCCGACCTCGTCAACGAGCGAGGCTTCGACGCCGTCTTCGGCGACCACCCGCTCGGGCGTCCGATCGGCGGCGATTCCGGCACGATCGGGGCGGCGACCCGCGACGCCGTCGACGCCTACTACCGGCGCGAGTACCGGCCCGACCGTCTGATCGTCACCGCTGCCGGGGGAGTCGATCACGACGCGCTCGTCACCACCGTGTCTCGCGCTCTCGAGACCGCCGGATGGGATCTCGGCGCAGCAGTCGCGCCGGCAGCGCGGCGTTCGACCGCTCCCGCCGATCTCGGAAGCGGGGCTGCGCCGATCGTCGTCGAGCGCCCCATCGAGCAGGCGCACCTGCTGATCGCGGCGCCCACCTTCGGTGCGACCGACGCGCGTCGTCCGACCCTCGCGGTGCTGTCGGCCGCGCTCGGCGGCGGCATGTCGTCGCGCCTGTTCCAGGAGGTCCGCGAGAAGCGGGGCCTCGCCTACTCTGTCCACTCGTTCGCCGCGACGTTCGCCGATGCCGGGCTGTTCGGCATGTACGCCGCGTCGGCTCCGGCGAAAGCGCCTGCGGTCGCGCGGCTGATGCACGAGCAGCTGCGCGAGCTCGCCGACGCCGGGCTCGACGCCGACGAGTTGCGCCGCACGGTGGGCCAGCTGTCCGGCGGGTCGGCGCTCGCGCTCGAAGACTCCGACACGCGGATGTCGCGGCTGGGTCGTAGCGAGATCACGACGGGCGAGTTCGTCGACCTCGATGAGAGCCTCCGGCGTTACGACGCGGTGTCGCTCGGCGACGTCCAGGATCTCGCCGCCGAGCTGGCGGCCGCGCCGTGGACGCTCACCGCGGTCGGACCGCTGGCGGCCGATCGGTTCGACGGTGTTTTCGAGACTTCGGCGGCGGGAGCCTGA
- a CDS encoding histidine phosphatase family protein, whose product MAHYLYLVRHGEQLDAEHGMPDGPLSPRGRRQAELIARRLSGVPFNAAWHSPLRRAEETAQVFREVMPSLSLQPSALLFDCIPSGPSPDMPHAFQSFFHSITPAEIEAGTAQMADAVDEFFAPAREDRHDLLITHNFVIGWFVRHVFDAPQWRWLGLNQANAGLTIIRVRSAKPPVLVTHNDLAHLPAELRTGLPEAQPF is encoded by the coding sequence ATGGCGCATTACCTCTATCTGGTCCGCCACGGCGAGCAGCTCGACGCCGAGCACGGCATGCCCGACGGCCCCCTGTCGCCGCGTGGTCGCCGGCAGGCGGAGCTGATCGCGCGTCGTCTCAGCGGTGTGCCGTTCAACGCCGCCTGGCACTCGCCGCTGCGTCGCGCCGAGGAGACCGCTCAGGTGTTCCGCGAGGTGATGCCGTCGCTGTCGTTGCAGCCGTCGGCGCTGCTGTTCGACTGCATCCCGTCCGGCCCGTCGCCCGACATGCCGCACGCGTTCCAGTCGTTCTTCCACTCCATCACTCCTGCCGAGATCGAGGCGGGCACGGCGCAGATGGCCGACGCGGTCGACGAGTTCTTCGCCCCTGCCCGCGAAGATCGGCACGACCTCCTGATCACGCACAACTTCGTGATCGGCTGGTTCGTGCGCCACGTCTTCGACGCGCCGCAGTGGCGGTGGCTCGGCCTCAACCAGGCCAACGCGGGTCTCACGATCATCCGCGTCCGCTCCGCGAAGCCGCCGGTGCTCGTGACCCACAACGACCTGGCGCACCTGCCCGCCGAACTGCGCACAGGCCTCCCCGAGGCCCAGCCCTTCTAG
- a CDS encoding GNAT family N-acetyltransferase, translated as MLFEETGVDSPDAALLLDEYFTSRELGFTGGKYLRSRPDPAVFTPPAGVFLVLRDDEQLLGCGGVRRIPDTDDGAVRYEIKHLYLRPETRGRGFGKRLLAELESRAAGFGATRVVLDTNASLLAAGGLYRSSGYNEVAPYNDNPNATHWYAKEL; from the coding sequence ATGCTGTTCGAGGAGACCGGGGTCGACTCCCCCGACGCCGCACTGCTGCTCGACGAGTACTTCACGAGCCGCGAGCTCGGGTTCACCGGCGGAAAATACCTGCGGTCGCGTCCCGACCCGGCCGTGTTCACTCCCCCAGCGGGAGTCTTCCTCGTTCTGCGTGACGACGAGCAGCTGCTCGGCTGCGGCGGCGTGCGGCGCATCCCGGACACCGACGACGGCGCGGTCCGATACGAGATCAAGCACCTCTACCTTCGCCCCGAGACCCGGGGACGCGGCTTCGGGAAGCGCCTGCTCGCGGAGCTGGAGTCGCGCGCTGCAGGGTTCGGGGCGACCCGCGTCGTGCTCGACACGAACGCCTCCCTCCTCGCCGCGGGTGGCCTCTACCGCTCGAGCGGCTACAACGAGGTCGCCCCGTACAACGACAACCCGAACGCGACCCACTGGTACGCGAAGGAGCTGTAG
- the dapB gene encoding 4-hydroxy-tetrahydrodipicolinate reductase, whose protein sequence is MVSDVGGGAAGSYNAVSKVAVVGANGTMGRLVTGIVDATDGFELFAAIGSRDDLSDMDGADIVVDFTLPQVSQSVVDHAVEQGIPVIVGTSGWSRERIDSLTRAVAERGTGAIVVPNFSVGSVLGSHFAALAARYFDSIEIVEAHHAGKIDSPSGTAVRTAEAMSAARIDLGPVGAPHVDQRARGQQVASIPVHSLRLRGLLAKQEVLFGGVGEVLTITHDTYSSDAYTKGITLALGAVRSVRGVVVGLGPLLGLDADAATDDDAPIADAPSGQTASTSP, encoded by the coding sequence ATGGTCTCTGACGTCGGCGGCGGAGCCGCGGGTTCATACAACGCCGTCTCGAAAGTCGCGGTTGTCGGCGCGAACGGCACCATGGGACGCCTCGTCACCGGCATCGTCGACGCGACCGACGGATTCGAGCTCTTCGCCGCTATCGGCTCCCGCGACGACCTTTCCGACATGGACGGTGCCGACATCGTCGTCGACTTCACGCTGCCGCAGGTCTCGCAGTCGGTCGTCGACCACGCCGTCGAGCAGGGCATACCCGTGATCGTCGGCACCTCGGGGTGGTCGCGCGAGCGGATCGACAGTCTGACGCGCGCGGTCGCCGAGCGCGGGACGGGCGCGATCGTCGTCCCCAACTTCTCGGTCGGATCGGTGCTCGGCTCGCACTTCGCCGCCCTCGCCGCCCGCTACTTCGACTCGATCGAGATCGTCGAGGCGCACCACGCCGGCAAGATCGACTCGCCCTCCGGCACGGCGGTGCGCACCGCCGAAGCGATGAGCGCGGCCCGCATCGACCTCGGGCCCGTCGGTGCCCCTCACGTCGACCAGCGCGCCCGCGGCCAGCAGGTGGCGAGCATCCCGGTCCACTCGCTGCGGCTGCGCGGACTGCTCGCGAAGCAGGAGGTGCTCTTCGGCGGCGTCGGCGAAGTGCTGACCATCACGCACGACACCTACTCGTCCGACGCCTACACCAAGGGCATCACCCTTGCCCTCGGCGCCGTGCGCAGCGTCCGCGGTGTCGTCGTGGGGCTCGGCCCCCTGCTCGGACTCGACGCCGACGCCGCAACGGACGACGACGCGCCGATCGCCGACGCGCCGTCCGGTCAGACCGCCTCGACTTCGCCGTGA
- a CDS encoding tetratricopeptide repeat protein, whose protein sequence is MTRSGRATFAAALGMALLLGVYIALLGWRAVMFIAAGEPVAVAIGIALLVLPLIGGWALVRELIFGFRAQQLADRLDGEGALPVDDLPRRASGRPIREAADEEFPVYREAVEREPESWRAWFRLGLAYDASGDRRRARQAIREAIGLEGRERRA, encoded by the coding sequence ATGACTCGGTCGGGTCGCGCGACGTTCGCCGCCGCGCTCGGGATGGCGCTGCTGCTCGGCGTCTACATCGCGTTGCTCGGCTGGCGGGCCGTCATGTTCATCGCCGCCGGCGAACCGGTCGCCGTCGCGATCGGCATCGCGCTGCTCGTGCTGCCGCTGATCGGCGGCTGGGCGCTGGTGCGCGAGCTCATCTTCGGCTTCCGAGCGCAGCAGCTCGCCGACCGTCTCGACGGTGAGGGGGCGCTCCCCGTCGACGACTTGCCCCGACGTGCCAGCGGTCGTCCGATCCGGGAGGCCGCCGACGAGGAGTTCCCCGTGTACCGGGAGGCCGTGGAGCGTGAGCCCGAGTCGTGGCGCGCGTGGTTCCGGCTCGGACTCGCCTACGACGCGAGCGGCGACCGGCGTCGAGCGCGGCAGGCGATCCGCGAGGCGATCGGGCTCGAAGGCCGCGAACGCCGCGCCTGA
- a CDS encoding TIGR01777 family oxidoreductase has translation MAAPKRVPVPPARPVAPKPAPAAPAPTAPADPALPDTPTTPAAPPAAAPRSTRPAAREATAPTGTTKRPSAAKTPAPRPAPRPRPAPGDSMRVLIAGASGLIGTELQKQLTAAGHEVRTLVRREPRTPTEFTWAPDAKILDFRLLEEVDAVVNLSGASLNKLPWTKGYREQILRSRIKATQALVEAMGMVASPPPVFLSGSAVGIYGDRPGVRLTDEAPRGEGFLADVVSAWESAALLAPDRTRTVLLRTGLVLAPRGGALDPLRLLTRLGVSGPLGTGGQNWPWISLHDEAAAIVHLLTSELEGAVNLAGPTPATASRIGSRLAEDLHRPYAFRVPERVIELALQDAGRELLLASQKVVPARLLADGFVFRHETSDQAIDAVS, from the coding sequence ATGGCGGCCCCTAAGCGCGTTCCCGTTCCCCCCGCCAGACCGGTGGCCCCGAAGCCGGCTCCCGCGGCGCCCGCCCCGACGGCCCCTGCGGATCCCGCGCTTCCCGACACGCCGACGACACCGGCCGCTCCGCCGGCCGCAGCTCCGCGCTCCACTCGGCCCGCCGCACGGGAGGCGACTGCGCCGACCGGCACCACCAAGCGCCCATCCGCCGCGAAGACTCCCGCTCCGCGACCGGCGCCGCGGCCCCGGCCTGCACCCGGCGACTCGATGCGCGTGCTCATCGCCGGCGCGAGCGGCCTCATCGGCACCGAATTGCAGAAGCAGCTGACCGCCGCAGGGCACGAGGTGCGCACCCTCGTCCGCCGCGAACCCCGCACCCCCACCGAGTTCACGTGGGCGCCGGATGCGAAGATCCTCGATTTCCGCCTGCTCGAAGAGGTCGACGCCGTCGTGAATCTGTCGGGCGCCTCACTGAACAAGCTGCCGTGGACGAAGGGGTACCGCGAGCAGATCCTGCGCTCGCGCATCAAGGCGACTCAGGCGCTCGTCGAGGCGATGGGGATGGTCGCGAGCCCGCCGCCGGTGTTCCTCAGCGGCTCGGCCGTCGGTATCTACGGCGACCGCCCCGGCGTCCGGCTCACCGACGAGGCGCCGCGCGGTGAGGGGTTCCTCGCCGATGTCGTCTCCGCCTGGGAGAGCGCGGCTCTCCTCGCCCCCGACCGCACCCGCACCGTGCTGCTGCGCACCGGTCTCGTGCTCGCTCCGCGTGGCGGCGCACTCGACCCGCTGCGCCTGCTGACCCGGCTCGGCGTCTCGGGTCCGCTCGGCACCGGTGGCCAGAACTGGCCGTGGATCTCACTGCATGATGAGGCAGCCGCGATCGTGCATCTGCTGACCTCGGAGCTCGAGGGCGCCGTGAACCTGGCAGGGCCCACCCCCGCGACGGCATCCCGCATCGGATCGCGCCTTGCCGAGGATCTCCACCGCCCGTATGCGTTCCGTGTTCCCGAACGCGTCATCGAGCTGGCGCTGCAGGACGCCGGCCGTGAGCTGCTGCTCGCCAGCCAGAAGGTCGTGCCCGCACGGCTCCTCGCCGACGGTTTCGTGTTCCGTCACGAGACCAGCGATCAGGCGATCGACGCGGTCAGCTGA
- the thyX gene encoding FAD-dependent thymidylate synthase, producing the protein MTVELVRSSAHDSDVLFAARVSTQGEKTLEAAQEGVEADEKRDRGLINYLMRDRHGSPFEHNSMTFYVQAPIFVFREFMRHRIASYNEESGRYRELRPVFYVPSAERRLVQVGKPGAYDFEPGTPEMTALVDDQARAVATHAYESYQAMLDAGVAREVARIVLPLSLYSSMYVTVNARSLMNFVSLRTKREGSHFPSFPQREIEMVAEKMENLWAGLMPLTYDAFNKNGRVAP; encoded by the coding sequence ATGACCGTCGAACTCGTCCGATCGAGTGCGCACGACTCGGATGTGCTGTTCGCGGCACGCGTGTCGACGCAGGGTGAGAAGACCCTCGAAGCGGCCCAGGAGGGTGTCGAGGCCGATGAGAAGCGCGACCGCGGGCTCATCAACTATCTGATGCGCGACCGGCACGGATCCCCGTTCGAGCACAATTCGATGACCTTTTACGTGCAGGCGCCGATCTTCGTGTTCCGCGAGTTCATGCGGCACCGCATCGCGTCGTACAACGAGGAGTCGGGACGCTACCGCGAGCTGCGTCCCGTCTTCTACGTGCCTTCCGCCGAGCGCCGCCTCGTGCAGGTCGGCAAGCCGGGCGCATACGACTTCGAGCCCGGCACCCCCGAGATGACCGCGCTGGTCGACGACCAGGCGCGCGCGGTCGCGACCCACGCCTACGAGTCGTATCAGGCGATGCTCGACGCCGGCGTCGCCCGCGAGGTCGCGCGCATCGTCCTGCCGCTGAGCCTGTACTCGTCGATGTACGTGACGGTGAACGCGCGGTCGCTGATGAACTTCGTGAGTCTGCGCACCAAGCGCGAGGGCAGCCACTTCCCGTCGTTCCCGCAGCGCGAGATCGAGATGGTCGCCGAGAAGATGGAGAACCTGTGGGCGGGCCTCATGCCCCTGACCTACGACGCCTTCAACAAGAACGGCCGCGTCGCCCCCTGA
- a CDS encoding DUF559 domain-containing protein, with protein MEDVNRFIEDRGALAATYELHRFGMGRADIADAVRAGAITRIRQGWYGNPWLEPSAQQAARVGGQLTCSSGAEFWGLWLPRHARSLHVGLDPHTARLRTRTSYRTRLDPRDSTVDLHWTGVDTSRSRVVAPPLECLAQIARCHPSEFALVAAESALHHGFISEEEWERTVASSPGRVRKALPRAGSLSGSGIESLFVTRMRRLGLAVRQQVFINGVGYVDAVIGDSLVVELDGQAYHRDDARDRRRDAVSSIQGYRVLRFLAKQVTDDWELVQSAVLAAVARGDHLHPPHRPPR; from the coding sequence GTGGAAGACGTGAACAGATTCATCGAGGACCGTGGTGCCCTCGCGGCGACCTATGAGCTGCATCGCTTCGGAATGGGGCGGGCCGATATCGCCGACGCGGTCAGGGCCGGCGCGATCACGCGGATCAGGCAGGGGTGGTACGGCAACCCGTGGCTCGAACCGTCGGCTCAGCAGGCGGCTCGCGTCGGTGGGCAGCTGACCTGCAGCAGCGGCGCGGAGTTCTGGGGACTGTGGCTGCCGCGACACGCGAGATCGTTGCACGTCGGCCTCGACCCGCACACGGCTCGCCTTCGCACGCGCACCAGCTACCGGACACGGCTCGACCCGCGCGACTCCACCGTCGACCTGCACTGGACCGGAGTCGACACCTCACGATCTCGAGTGGTCGCACCGCCACTCGAGTGCCTCGCTCAGATCGCTCGATGTCATCCGTCCGAGTTCGCTCTCGTGGCCGCGGAGTCGGCGCTCCATCACGGATTCATCAGCGAGGAGGAGTGGGAGCGCACGGTGGCGAGCTCACCCGGTCGGGTGAGGAAGGCGCTTCCCCGTGCCGGCTCGCTGTCGGGTAGCGGGATCGAATCGCTGTTCGTCACACGCATGCGGCGACTCGGACTGGCCGTGAGACAGCAGGTCTTCATCAACGGCGTCGGGTACGTCGACGCTGTGATCGGGGACTCCCTCGTGGTCGAACTGGACGGCCAGGCCTACCACCGCGACGACGCGCGCGACCGACGTCGCGACGCGGTGTCGAGCATCCAGGGCTACCGAGTTCTCCGCTTCTTGGCGAAGCAGGTGACCGACGACTGGGAGCTGGTCCAGAGCGCGGTGCTCGCCGCAGTAGCCCGCGGTGATCACCTGCATCCGCCGCACCGGCCACCCCGCTGA
- the dapA gene encoding 4-hydroxy-tetrahydrodipicolinate synthase: MSAPENPFGQVLVALVTPFTADGEVDWPGVEKHIDDVISNGADGIVVTGTTGETSTLTDPEKVRLVEVGKDVAAGRAKIITGGGSNETAHAIELYKKSEKVGADGIMIVTPYYNKPTQAGILTHFRMVADSTDLPVILYDIPGRTGVPIKYETILRIAKHPNVLAVKDAKGDFSEVSRVLNQTDLLYFSGDDANVLPHLAIGASGLIGVTANIAPAPYRTMIDAVNAGDLTTATAMHQALEPLVRATMTHVPGTVAAKYILHGLGRIGSPRVRLPLVGPEEWEAALIEDEIDLVGKIPGVDFKKFRPDRNAAAGGALPKVAGTTR; encoded by the coding sequence GTGTCTGCGCCCGAGAATCCGTTCGGCCAGGTGCTGGTCGCCCTGGTCACGCCCTTCACCGCCGACGGCGAAGTCGACTGGCCGGGAGTCGAGAAGCATATCGACGACGTCATCAGCAACGGTGCCGACGGCATCGTGGTCACCGGGACCACGGGTGAGACCAGCACGCTGACCGACCCCGAGAAGGTCCGCCTCGTCGAGGTCGGCAAGGACGTCGCGGCCGGCCGCGCGAAGATCATCACCGGAGGCGGCTCCAACGAGACCGCGCACGCCATCGAGCTCTACAAGAAGAGCGAGAAGGTCGGCGCCGACGGCATCATGATCGTCACGCCGTACTACAACAAGCCCACGCAGGCGGGCATCCTCACCCACTTCCGGATGGTCGCCGACTCGACCGACCTTCCGGTGATCCTTTACGACATCCCGGGCCGCACGGGAGTGCCGATCAAGTACGAGACGATCCTGCGTATCGCGAAGCACCCCAACGTGCTCGCGGTGAAGGACGCGAAGGGCGACTTCAGCGAGGTCAGCCGCGTGCTCAACCAGACCGATCTGCTCTACTTCTCGGGCGACGACGCCAACGTGCTGCCGCACCTCGCGATCGGCGCGAGCGGACTCATCGGCGTCACCGCCAATATCGCGCCGGCCCCGTACCGCACCATGATCGACGCGGTGAACGCGGGCGACCTCACCACCGCGACGGCCATGCACCAGGCGCTGGAGCCGCTGGTGCGCGCCACGATGACGCACGTTCCCGGCACGGTCGCCGCGAAGTACATCCTGCACGGCCTCGGCCGCATCGGATCTCCGCGCGTCCGCCTTCCGCTCGTCGGTCCCGAAGAGTGGGAGGCCGCCCTGATCGAGGACGAGATCGACCTGGTCGGCAAAATCCCGGGAGTCGACTTCAAGAAGTTCCGGCCCGACCGCAACGCGGCCGCCGGCGGTGCCCTGCCGAAGGTGGCCGGCACCACACGCTGA
- a CDS encoding ribonuclease J, with the protein MDDTLLDPPALEDGTLRIIPLGGLGEVGRNMTVFEINGKLLIVDAGVLFPEADQPGVDLILPDFAPVRKRLGDVVGIVLTHGHEDHIGAVPYLLKIREDIPLIGSSLTLALVEAKLKEHRIKPYSLTVAEGQTEQLGPFELEFVAVNHSIPDALAVAIKTEAGVVLHTGDFKMDQLPLDDRLTDLRAFARLGEAGVDLFLVDSTNADVPGFTPLERAIGPVLEQVIGQAPRRVIVASFSSHVHRVQQVLDAAAAHGRRVALVGRSMVRNMGIAADLGYLKVPEGVLIDSKRAADLPDDKIVYMSTGSQGEPMAVLARMANLEHQIEIGEGDTVILASSLIPGNENAVYRVINGLTKLGANVVHKANAKVHVSGHAAAGELLYVYNILKPANVMPVHGEYRHLVANAKLARDTGIPEENTIVGGNGTVVDLKDHVARVVGQIDIGMVYVDGSSVGEIGEADLKDRRILAEEGFISIFTVVDTQTGHIIAGPEVHARGFAPDEKIFAEVVPKIRQALIDAAENGTRDTHALSQVVRRTVGRWVNTKHRRRPMIVPIVIEG; encoded by the coding sequence TTGGACGACACTCTTCTCGACCCGCCCGCCCTCGAAGACGGCACCCTGCGGATCATCCCGCTCGGCGGCCTCGGCGAGGTGGGCCGCAACATGACGGTCTTCGAGATCAACGGCAAGCTGCTGATCGTCGACGCGGGGGTGCTGTTCCCCGAGGCGGATCAGCCGGGCGTCGACCTGATCCTCCCCGACTTCGCGCCGGTGCGAAAGCGTCTCGGCGACGTGGTCGGCATCGTGCTCACCCACGGCCACGAGGACCACATCGGGGCGGTCCCGTACCTGCTGAAGATCCGCGAGGACATCCCGCTCATCGGCAGCTCGCTCACCCTCGCGCTCGTCGAGGCGAAGCTCAAAGAGCACCGCATCAAGCCGTACAGCCTCACCGTCGCCGAAGGCCAGACCGAGCAGCTGGGGCCGTTCGAGCTCGAGTTCGTCGCGGTCAACCACTCCATCCCGGATGCTCTCGCGGTCGCCATCAAGACCGAGGCCGGCGTCGTGTTGCACACCGGCGACTTCAAGATGGACCAGCTGCCCCTCGACGACCGGCTCACCGACCTCCGTGCCTTCGCGCGTCTCGGGGAGGCGGGCGTCGACCTGTTCCTCGTCGACTCGACGAACGCCGACGTGCCCGGCTTCACTCCGCTGGAGCGGGCGATCGGCCCCGTGCTCGAGCAGGTCATCGGCCAGGCGCCCCGCCGGGTCATCGTCGCGAGCTTCTCGAGTCACGTCCACCGGGTGCAGCAGGTTCTGGATGCCGCCGCCGCGCACGGCCGTCGTGTCGCACTCGTCGGCCGAAGCATGGTGCGCAACATGGGCATCGCCGCCGACCTCGGCTATCTGAAGGTGCCCGAGGGCGTGCTGATCGACTCAAAGCGGGCCGCCGACCTGCCCGACGACAAGATCGTCTACATGTCGACCGGCTCGCAGGGCGAGCCGATGGCGGTCCTCGCTCGCATGGCGAACCTCGAGCACCAGATCGAGATCGGCGAGGGCGACACGGTGATCCTCGCCTCAAGCCTCATCCCCGGCAACGAGAACGCGGTGTACCGCGTGATCAACGGCCTCACGAAGCTGGGCGCGAATGTCGTGCACAAGGCCAACGCGAAGGTGCACGTGTCGGGCCACGCGGCCGCCGGCGAGCTGCTCTACGTCTACAACATCCTGAAGCCCGCGAACGTGATGCCGGTGCACGGCGAGTACCGGCACCTCGTCGCCAACGCGAAGCTCGCGCGCGACACCGGCATCCCCGAGGAGAACACGATCGTCGGCGGCAACGGCACCGTCGTCGACCTCAAGGACCACGTCGCCCGCGTCGTCGGCCAGATCGACATCGGCATGGTCTACGTCGACGGCTCGAGCGTCGGCGAGATCGGCGAAGCCGACCTCAAGGATCGCCGCATCCTCGCCGAGGAGGGCTTCATCTCGATCTTCACCGTCGTCGACACGCAGACCGGTCACATCATCGCGGGGCCCGAGGTGCACGCGCGCGGCTTCGCGCCCGACGAGAAGATCTTCGCCGAGGTGGTGCCGAAGATCCGTCAGGCCCTCATCGACGCCGCCGAGAACGGCACCCGCGACACGCACGCGCTCTCGCAGGTCGTGCGGCGCACCGTCGGCCGGTGGGTGAACACGAAGCACCGCCGTCGTCCGATGATCGTGCCGATCGTCATCGAGGGCTGA